A genomic segment from Rhodospirillum centenum SW encodes:
- a CDS encoding P-II family nitrogen regulator, with product MKKIEAIIKPFKLDEVKEALHEVGIKGITVTEAKGFGRQKGHTELYRGAEYVVDFLPKVKIEIVMDDVLVDRAIEAIQQAAHTGRIGDGKIFVTPVEEVIRIRTGERGSDAI from the coding sequence ATGAAGAAGATCGAAGCCATCATAAAGCCCTTCAAGCTCGATGAGGTTAAGGAAGCCCTGCACGAGGTCGGGATCAAGGGCATCACCGTGACCGAAGCGAAGGGATTCGGCCGCCAGAAGGGCCACACGGAGCTTTATCGCGGCGCCGAATACGTCGTCGATTTCCTGCCCAAGGTGAAGATCGAGATCGTGATGGACGACGTGCTGGTGGACCGCGCCATCGAGGCGATCCAGCAGGCGGCGCACACCGGGCGCATCGGGGACGGCAAGATCTTCGTCACCCCCGTCGAGGAGGTCATCCGCATCCGCACCGGCGAACGCGGCTCCGACGCCATCTGA